Proteins encoded by one window of Dermochelys coriacea isolate rDerCor1 chromosome 13, rDerCor1.pri.v4, whole genome shotgun sequence:
- the SPATA25 gene encoding spermatogenesis-associated protein 25, giving the protein MRRGQCWYIMGRKGTSLSPTLAMSYFVKEKTSSGFLTSIQDTSRQLQMAKSNLLSVYQSGETSLAAGVLVPGVLRRKTQEIAALSHVEATLLYQEKALKQPCSGAQQSPKFPLSSRSGGYKDARWEPYSGHYCGRYSRKFPQHKQDEISVWDYPSEWVSDKWTCGPSGMYPSASVKGYPPTQQRNGQNVGELGSPEGDFPLATGGFPPRGAFLMPIKRSKNRRGQSVQNSPPNICILTLAMMIAGIPTVPVPGIKEEDLIRAAQNFMTENPEQGVQGEITPKRTGDAQFWKKDRPRKRPVDTGFQPLSIAHLEK; this is encoded by the exons ATGAGGAGAGGTCAGTGCTGGTACATTATGGGGAGAAAAGGCACCAGCCTGAGTCCTACACTGGCAATGTCTTACTTTGTGAAGGAAAAAACTTCTTCGGGTTTTTTAACTTCCATCCAAG ATACCAGCAGACAGCTCCAAATGGCAAAAAGCAACCTACTAAGTGTTTATCAGTCTGGGGAGACATCTCTTGCTGCTGGGGTTTTGGTTCCAGGAGTGCTCAGACGGAAAACGCAGGAAATTGCAGCTCTTTCACATGTAGAAGCAACCCTTCTGTATCAGGAGAAGGCACTAAAGCAGCCTTGTAGTGGTGCCCAGCAGAGTCCAAAGTTCCCTCTCAGTAGCAGATCAGGAGGGTACAAGGACGCAAGGTGGGAGCCTTACAGTGGACACTACTGTGGAAGGTATTCTAGAAAGTTTCCCCAGCATAAACAGGATGAGATCTCTGTATGGGATTATCCATCTGAATGGGTCAGTGACAAGTGGACATGTGGCCCTTCTGGCATGTATCCAAGTGCCTCTGTGAAAGGATATCCTCCAACTCAGCAAAGGAATGGGCAAAACGTTGGTGAGCTGGGCAGCCCAGAGGGAGACTTCCCACTGGCTACCGGTGGATTTCCTCCCAGAGGTGCTTTTCTTATGCCCATAAAACGCAGTAAGAACAGACGTGGACAGTCAGTGCAGAACTCTCCTCCAAACATCTGCATCCTCACTCTTGCCATGATGATAGCTGGCATCCCCACAGTGCCTGTGCCAGGGATTAAAGAGGAGGATCTGATCAGAGCTGCACAGAACTTCATGACAGAGAATCCAGAGCAAGGTGTACAGGGGGAGATAACTCCAAAAAGGACAGGGGATGCACAGTTCTGGAAGAAAGACAGACCAAGGAAGAGACCAGTAGACACAGGCTTCCAGCCCCTTTCCATAGCACACTTGGAAAAGTAA